In Dryobates pubescens isolate bDryPub1 chromosome 31, bDryPub1.pri, whole genome shotgun sequence, one DNA window encodes the following:
- the C2CD4C gene encoding C2 calcium-dependent domain-containing protein 4C, producing MWLLERLRGVAENGGSRGTGPEDSPRGSRYSNVLTPDKIPDFFIPPKLTAAPAEGPETPAAPTLGPSASEQDLAGRKPPRSPRPSSRSRSRATSRHIIQIETAEDGAAEGGFGTNVDPQSQTAMSLPYVPKAQTSYGFTTLMESPHTRRKESLFHSEHSSLCPSPATSPSSQRRAKVNGESRPRTPADLGAALMHPGRYFSGGESDTGSSAESSPFGSPLLSRSVSLLKIFSQESQSKVIKLKHSVARNSSLSTDDSSADTSPSVQRRSRSAPAGGQPPTALLPLDLPPGCDREHSLRLSRGGSLRLAAEYDPSNARLRVRLVSVEDLYDALVDLRSINCCVSLCLNPGKLQKQRSTIVKNSRNPVFNEDFFFDGLGPGHARKMSLKLKVVNKGSSLKRDTLLGEKELPLTSLLSCL from the coding sequence ATGTGGCTCCTGGAGCGGCTGCGCGGCGTGGCGGAGAACGGCGGGTCCCGGGGCACGGGACCAGAGGACTCCCCACGGGGATCCCGCTACAGCAATGTCCTCACCCCTGACAAGATCCCCGACTTCTTCATCCCACCCAAGCTGACCGCAGCACCCGCCGAGGGCCCCGAGACCCCCGCGGCGCCCACcctgggcccctcagcctcCGAGCAGGACCTGGCTGGCCGCAAGCCCCCGCGCAGCCCCCGACCATCCAGCCGGTCCCGGTCGCGGGCCACCAGCCGTCACATCATCCAGATCGAGACCGCCGAGGACGGGGCGGCCGAGGGGGGCTTTGGCACAAACGTGGACCCGCAGTCGCAGACGGCCATGTCCCTGCCCTACGTGCCCAAGGCGCAGACCTCCTACGGTTTCACCACCCTGATGGAGAGCCCCCACACCAGGCGCAAAGAGTCTCTCTTCCACAGcgagcacagcagcctctgcccttcGCCTGCCACCTCGCCCAGCTCCCAGCGCAGAGCCAAAGTCAACGGCGAGAGCCGGCCCCGGACGCCTGCCGACCTGGGCGCAGCCCTCATGCACCCCGGCCGCTACTTCAGCGGCGGCGAGAGCGACACCGGCTCCTCGGCCGAGTCCTCACCCTTCGGCTCCCCGCTGCTCTCCCGCTCCGTCTCCCTGCTGAAGATCTTCAGCCAGGAGAGCCAGTCCAAAGTCATCAAGCTGAAGCACTCGGTGGCCCGCAACAGCTCCCTGTCCACCGACGACAGCTCGGCCGACACCAGCCCCAGTGTCCAGCGCCGCTCCAGGAGCGCCCCGGCCGGGGGGCAGCCACCCAccgccctgctgcccctggaccTGCCACCGGGCTGCGACCGGGAGCACAGCTTGCGGCTCAGCCGGGGCGGCAGCCTGCGCCTGGCCGCCGAGTACGACCCCTCCAACGCCCGGCTGCGTGTGCGGCTGGTCTCTGTCGAGGACCTCTACGATGCCCTGGTCGACTTGCGTAGCATCAACTGCTGCGTCTCGCTGTGCCTCAACCCCgggaagctgcagaagcagcgcAGCACCATCGTCAAGAACAGCCGCAACCCCGTCTTCAACGAGGACTTCTTCTTCGACGGGCTGGGCCCTGGCCACGCCAGGAAGATGTCCCTGAAGCTCAAGGTGGTCAACAAAGGCAGCAGCCTTAAGCGCGACACGCTGctgggggagaaggagctgccaCTCACCTCCCTCCTGTCCTGCCTGTAG